In one Sphingobium sp. MI1205 genomic region, the following are encoded:
- a CDS encoding efflux RND transporter permease subunit has protein sequence MNLGVSGRLTRATIASPLTPLFLLAAIAVGLLALLSIPREEEPQISVPMVDIQVMAPGLSAADATELVGIPLETIVKSVDGVEHVYTQAQDDGVMVTARFLVGSNPEDAAIRIEEKLRANWDRKPVGIPDPKVTVRGINDVPAVVLTLAPKPGAAGQWNDASLYELAAKLRTEIAKVDNVGISFLVGGRPEEIRIAPDPARLRQYGVPLGSVIEAASQANRSFPLGNIREDGKAVGVTAGRTLSSAQEVGLLTVRSASGSPVYLRDVASVTQGPREDQARAWRWAKEENGKWHSAPAVSIAFAKRAGANAVVVSDAILERVESLKGKLIPDDVTVAVTRNYGETANEKANELLFHLALATVSIVVLIGFAIGWREAGVTAVVIPTTILLTMFASNLMGYTINRVSLFALIFSIGILVDDAIVMIENIARHWAMDDDRNRTQAAIEAVAEVGNPTVVATLTVVAALLPMLFVSGLMGPYMAPIPVNASAAMIFSFFVAVVIAPWLMIRFARKTLGSGHGHDESGGKLGQLYARVAHRVIDTKKSARNFLIAVGVATLVACSMFYFKAVTVKLLPFDNKSEVQVVVDMPEGTALENTGRVLEDVAGVVRGLPEATAMEAYVGTSAPFNFNGLVRHYFLRSQPEQGDVMVTLLPKGDRSRSSHQIALDLRQRLKALRLPNGASIKVVETPPGPPVLATLLAEVYGPDEVTRQKTASELEKIFKSVPFIVDVDNSFGEARPKLRLDVQRDRLDYYGLSQRQVADSIGMLMGSQTVGYAPRGDGRSPLPITIALEQKDRSWTQALSSMPVAQTPGGQLIDLGAVVEARTETGSPAIFRRDGRYADMVTAELAGAYEAPIYGMIEVNRAVDAYDWAAKGLQKPEIRLNGQPEDESVPSLLWDGEWEITWVTFRDMGGAFMVALLAIYIIVVAQFKSFRLPLVILTPVPLTLVGIVIGHMLFRAPFTATSMIGFIALAGIIVRNSILLVDFIRHSATPDKSLRDVLLEAGTIRFKPIVLTAAAAMIGAAVILTDPIFQGLAISLLFGLASSTLLTVLVIPAIYIVLRDDGKPATR, from the coding sequence ATGAATCTCGGTGTTTCCGGTCGCCTCACCAGGGCCACTATCGCTTCCCCCCTGACGCCGCTGTTTCTGCTGGCGGCGATCGCTGTCGGTCTGCTGGCTCTTCTTTCCATCCCAAGGGAGGAGGAACCGCAGATCAGCGTGCCGATGGTGGACATTCAGGTGATGGCGCCCGGCCTGTCCGCCGCCGATGCGACCGAGCTGGTGGGCATTCCGCTCGAAACCATCGTCAAGAGCGTCGACGGGGTGGAGCATGTCTATACCCAGGCGCAGGACGATGGCGTAATGGTGACGGCGCGCTTCCTCGTCGGGTCGAACCCGGAGGATGCAGCGATCCGCATCGAGGAGAAGCTGCGCGCCAATTGGGATCGTAAGCCGGTCGGCATCCCCGATCCCAAGGTGACGGTGCGCGGCATTAACGACGTTCCCGCTGTCGTCCTGACCCTTGCCCCCAAGCCCGGCGCGGCAGGGCAGTGGAACGATGCCAGCCTCTACGAACTCGCCGCGAAGCTGCGCACCGAGATCGCCAAGGTCGACAATGTCGGGATCAGCTTCCTCGTCGGTGGCCGCCCCGAGGAAATCCGCATTGCGCCCGATCCGGCCAGGCTCCGCCAGTATGGCGTGCCGCTGGGGAGCGTGATCGAGGCCGCGAGCCAGGCCAATCGGTCCTTTCCGCTGGGTAATATCCGCGAGGACGGCAAGGCGGTCGGCGTCACGGCGGGCCGCACCCTGTCATCGGCGCAGGAGGTCGGACTTCTGACCGTGCGCTCTGCCTCCGGCTCGCCCGTCTATCTGCGCGACGTTGCCAGCGTAACGCAGGGGCCGCGCGAGGATCAGGCGCGGGCGTGGCGCTGGGCGAAGGAGGAAAACGGCAAGTGGCATAGCGCCCCCGCCGTCAGCATCGCCTTCGCCAAGCGCGCCGGCGCCAATGCCGTGGTGGTGTCCGATGCGATCCTCGAGCGCGTCGAGAGCCTGAAAGGCAAGCTCATCCCCGATGACGTCACGGTCGCCGTCACCCGCAACTATGGCGAGACGGCGAACGAGAAGGCCAACGAGCTGCTGTTCCATCTGGCGCTGGCGACCGTCTCCATCGTCGTGCTGATCGGCTTCGCGATCGGGTGGCGCGAGGCGGGCGTGACCGCCGTGGTCATTCCGACGACGATCCTGCTGACCATGTTCGCCTCGAACCTCATGGGCTACACCATCAACCGCGTCAGCCTGTTCGCGCTGATCTTCTCGATCGGCATCCTCGTCGACGACGCGATCGTCATGATCGAGAATATCGCGCGCCATTGGGCGATGGACGATGACCGCAACCGTACCCAGGCCGCGATCGAGGCGGTGGCGGAGGTCGGCAATCCCACGGTGGTCGCGACATTGACCGTGGTTGCGGCGCTGCTGCCGATGCTGTTCGTTTCCGGCCTGATGGGCCCCTACATGGCTCCCATCCCGGTCAATGCGTCGGCGGCGATGATCTTTTCCTTCTTCGTCGCCGTGGTCATTGCGCCGTGGCTGATGATCCGTTTTGCCCGCAAGACGCTCGGCTCTGGCCACGGCCATGACGAGAGCGGCGGCAAGCTGGGGCAGCTCTATGCCCGTGTCGCGCATCGCGTCATCGATACGAAGAAGTCCGCCCGCAATTTCCTGATCGCGGTGGGCGTGGCGACACTGGTCGCCTGCTCGATGTTCTATTTCAAGGCCGTTACCGTGAAGCTGCTGCCCTTCGACAACAAGTCGGAGGTTCAGGTCGTGGTCGATATGCCCGAAGGCACCGCGCTCGAAAACACGGGCCGCGTGCTGGAAGATGTTGCCGGCGTGGTGCGAGGCTTGCCCGAAGCGACGGCGATGGAGGCCTATGTCGGCACATCGGCGCCGTTCAACTTCAACGGCCTTGTCCGCCATTATTTCCTGCGCTCGCAGCCCGAGCAGGGCGATGTGATGGTGACGCTGCTGCCCAAGGGGGATCGCAGCCGGTCCAGCCATCAGATTGCGCTCGACCTGCGCCAGCGGCTGAAGGCGCTGCGCTTGCCCAATGGCGCATCTATCAAGGTGGTCGAGACGCCTCCAGGACCGCCCGTCCTCGCGACCCTGCTGGCCGAGGTCTATGGCCCCGACGAAGTCACGCGCCAGAAGACAGCGTCCGAGCTGGAAAAGATCTTCAAGTCCGTCCCCTTCATCGTCGACGTGGACAACAGCTTCGGCGAGGCGCGCCCGAAGCTCCGCCTCGACGTGCAGCGCGACCGGCTCGATTATTACGGCCTTTCCCAGCGGCAGGTCGCCGACAGCATCGGTATGCTCATGGGGAGCCAGACTGTCGGCTACGCGCCGCGCGGCGATGGCCGCAGCCCACTACCGATTACAATCGCGCTGGAACAGAAGGACCGCAGCTGGACGCAAGCCTTGTCGAGTATGCCTGTCGCACAGACGCCGGGCGGCCAGCTCATCGACCTTGGCGCGGTGGTCGAAGCGCGCACCGAGACGGGGAGTCCTGCGATCTTCCGCCGTGACGGTCGATATGCCGACATGGTCACGGCCGAGCTGGCCGGAGCCTATGAAGCGCCGATCTACGGCATGATCGAAGTGAACCGCGCGGTCGATGCCTATGACTGGGCGGCCAAGGGCCTCCAGAAGCCGGAAATCCGTCTCAACGGTCAGCCCGAGGATGAGAGCGTGCCGTCCCTGCTCTGGGATGGCGAATGGGAGATCACCTGGGTCACGTTCCGCGACATGGGCGGCGCCTTCATGGTCGCGCTGCTGGCGATCTACATCATCGTCGTCGCGCAGTTCAAAAGCTTCCGCCTGCCGCTCGTGATCCTGACGCCGGTGCCGCTCACGCTGGTCGGGATCGTCATTGGCCACATGCTGTTCCGTGCACCGTTTACGGCAACCTCGATGATAGGGTTCATCGCGCTCGCCGGTATCATCGTGCGCAACTCGATCCTGCTGGTCGACTTCATCCGCCATTCGGCCACGCCGGACAAATCGCTGCGCGACGTGCTGCTGGAAGCCGGCACGATCCGGTTCAAGCCGATCGTTCTCACGGCCGCCGCGGCGATGATTGGCGCGGCCGTGATCCTGACCGATCCGATCTTTCAGGGTTTGGCGATCTCGCTGCTGTTCGGCCTTGCGTCCTCGACGCTGCTGACCGTGCTGGTTATTCCGGCCATTTACATCGTGCTTCGAGATGATGGGAAACCCGCGACCAGATGA
- a CDS encoding ArsR/SmtB family transcription factor yields MMPLETPLAQLAEHAAHAASVLKLLANEQRLLILCRLTQGEFSVGEMVELCGQSQSSVSQHLGKLREGGLVKTRREATTIYYSLADSDVRKLIDMLCDRFGPGAGQS; encoded by the coding sequence ATGATGCCGCTTGAGACGCCCCTTGCACAACTCGCCGAGCACGCCGCCCATGCGGCGAGCGTGCTGAAGCTGCTGGCCAATGAACAGCGTCTGCTGATCCTGTGCCGGCTGACCCAGGGCGAATTCTCCGTCGGGGAGATGGTGGAGTTGTGCGGGCAATCGCAATCCAGCGTGTCCCAGCATCTGGGGAAATTGCGAGAAGGGGGTCTGGTCAAGACCCGGCGCGAGGCGACGACGATCTACTACAGCCTTGCTGACAGCGACGTCCGCAAGTTGATCGACATGCTCTGCGATCGCTTCGGTCCCGGTGCTGGACAATCCTGA
- a CDS encoding DUF1275 family protein, producing the protein MSEPDRTGRRPSSLDIGRAQRALVQLAAMLAALAGAINAAGFLAFGHVFLASPEANATVLGTSLPGGFGITKFVGGMIFSFVGGVVLTTLITHWLGRYRRTIALVCTAIALAAAYLTFLSHLAIIPAVLIAMAMGSAHCTFERDDPDLQEAISPSTQVVRFGEALAGGRHHANYRQLGLHASFWLVFLIGGLAGAVAWITLDARAFAVAALVAALLAMRAWLIERDLFGA; encoded by the coding sequence ATGAGCGAACCGGATCGGACAGGCAGACGGCCCAGCTCCCTGGATATCGGCAGAGCGCAGCGCGCGCTGGTCCAACTGGCCGCCATGCTGGCGGCCCTTGCCGGCGCGATCAATGCAGCCGGCTTTCTGGCATTCGGGCACGTCTTCCTTGCCTCGCCCGAGGCCAACGCCACTGTTCTGGGCACGAGCCTTCCCGGTGGCTTTGGTATCACGAAATTTGTGGGCGGAATGATCTTCAGCTTCGTGGGGGGTGTGGTCCTCACGACCTTGATTACGCACTGGCTAGGCCGGTACCGGCGCACAATCGCGCTCGTTTGTACCGCAATCGCGTTGGCCGCCGCCTATCTGACATTCCTCTCGCATCTGGCGATCATCCCGGCCGTGCTGATCGCGATGGCCATGGGTAGTGCTCATTGCACTTTTGAGAGGGATGATCCCGACCTGCAGGAGGCTATTTCGCCCTCCACGCAGGTCGTGCGGTTCGGGGAGGCATTGGCCGGCGGACGGCATCACGCGAACTATCGCCAGCTTGGCTTGCATGCATCCTTTTGGCTGGTCTTCCTTATTGGCGGGCTTGCAGGCGCTGTTGCGTGGATCACGCTCGACGCCAGAGCCTTTGCCGTGGCTGCCCTCGTCGCCGCATTGCTGGCAATGCGCGCCTGGCTGATTGAACGCGATCTGTTCGGTGCCTGA
- a CDS encoding Tll0287-like domain-containing protein, translating to MVQEAQARSDILADRFQKELLSALTAAMAADGPQGAISVCSSIAPALAAQISEESGATVRRTALRTRNPAASPDATERRVMESWAAAPFGVDGKPRRWSAYEGGQYRYMRAIPTMPMCLACHGENVAPEVMAAIRAHYPADQATGFASGQLRGAFSIRWEEAALARAIKGGEGAQRGLHP from the coding sequence ATGGTGCAGGAGGCACAAGCGCGCTCCGATATCCTGGCCGACCGCTTCCAGAAGGAATTATTGAGCGCGCTGACCGCCGCGATGGCGGCGGATGGTCCGCAAGGCGCGATCAGCGTCTGTTCGAGCATAGCGCCCGCGCTCGCCGCGCAGATCTCCGAGGAAAGCGGAGCGACCGTCCGGCGCACGGCGCTGCGCACGCGTAATCCCGCTGCCAGTCCTGACGCTACCGAACGCCGCGTCATGGAGAGCTGGGCCGCCGCGCCGTTTGGCGTCGACGGCAAGCCCAGGCGCTGGTCGGCGTATGAGGGCGGGCAATATCGCTATATGCGCGCCATACCGACCATGCCCATGTGCCTCGCTTGCCATGGCGAGAATGTCGCCCCGGAGGTGATGGCGGCGATCCGCGCGCATTATCCCGCAGATCAGGCGACGGGTTTTGCTTCCGGCCAGCTTCGGGGCGCCTTTTCGATCCGGTGGGAGGAGGCAGCCCTGGCGCGTGCGATCAAAGGCGGGGAGGGCGCGCAGCGAGGTCTGCACCCATGA
- a CDS encoding alkylphosphonate utilization protein, which translates to MSEDEYVYDEESGEWMAASELKERRATADRIEVRDAVGNLLADGDQVTLIKDLVVKGAGQTLRRGTLIKSIRLTDDPQEIDCRYEGIKGLVLRAEFVRKRS; encoded by the coding sequence ATGAGCGAAGATGAATATGTCTACGATGAAGAATCCGGTGAATGGATGGCTGCATCCGAACTGAAGGAACGGCGCGCCACCGCGGACCGGATCGAAGTCCGCGATGCCGTGGGCAACCTGCTTGCCGACGGCGACCAGGTCACGTTGATCAAGGATCTGGTCGTCAAGGGCGCCGGCCAGACTCTGAGGCGGGGAACGCTGATAAAGTCGATCCGCCTCACGGATGACCCGCAGGAAATCGACTGCCGGTATGAAGGCATCAAAGGTTTGGTGCTTCGTGCGGAATTTGTCCGCAAGCGCAGCTGA
- a CDS encoding rhodanese-like domain-containing protein: MFGFKKRDAHREIGPAELDAMLKGGKALLIDVRETGEFAAGHILGAINMPLSGFSPRNIPDPKGRTVVLQCAGGKRSGQALDQCAAAQSAIDTHLAGGIGAWKDAGFPVVGD, encoded by the coding sequence ATGTTCGGATTCAAGAAACGTGATGCCCACCGTGAGATCGGCCCCGCCGAGCTGGACGCCATGCTGAAGGGCGGCAAGGCGCTCCTGATCGACGTGCGCGAGACAGGCGAGTTCGCCGCCGGCCACATACTGGGCGCAATAAACATGCCACTGTCGGGCTTTTCACCTCGTAACATCCCTGATCCCAAGGGCCGGACTGTCGTGCTGCAATGCGCGGGCGGAAAGCGCTCGGGCCAGGCACTCGATCAATGCGCGGCGGCGCAGAGCGCGATCGACACCCACCTCGCTGGCGGGATCGGTGCGTGGAAAGACGCCGGCTTCCCGGTCGTTGGTGATTGA
- the bktB gene encoding beta-ketothiolase BktB, which translates to MNDVVILSGVRTAIGDFGGSLKDVAPWELGRIVIAEAIKRAGIEPGHVEHVVLGQVIQSEPSDAYVSRIAAIAAGIPDRTPALTLNRLCGSSVQAIISAAQMIALAECDIAVAGGVESMSQSPHVLKGLRWGRRMGDEMMIDAMNATLSDPFGAGHMGVTAENVAERHGITRAEQDALAAESHRRAARAQQEDRFREQIVSVEVKGRSGTFMFEADEHVRTDVSSEGLGALTPIFRKDGGTVTAGNASGINDAGAALVLASAAAAERHGLTPRARVVSWGHAGVAPEVMGLGPVEAVPIALKRAGLSLDDIDVIEANEAFAAQACAVAKLLDFPPEKVNPNGSGIGLGHPVGATGAIITIKALYELERIGGRYGLVTMCIGGGQGIALVIERLPSQDA; encoded by the coding sequence TTGAACGACGTCGTGATCCTGTCGGGTGTGCGCACCGCTATCGGGGATTTTGGAGGCAGCCTTAAGGACGTCGCGCCGTGGGAGCTTGGCCGCATCGTCATTGCCGAAGCCATCAAGCGGGCCGGAATCGAACCAGGCCATGTCGAGCATGTTGTCCTTGGCCAGGTCATTCAAAGCGAACCCAGCGATGCATATGTCTCGCGAATTGCCGCTATCGCGGCGGGGATTCCCGATCGGACCCCGGCGCTCACCCTGAACCGCCTTTGCGGATCGAGTGTGCAGGCGATTATTTCCGCCGCCCAAATGATCGCATTGGCCGAGTGTGACATCGCCGTTGCTGGCGGTGTCGAGAGCATGAGCCAATCCCCACACGTTCTCAAGGGCCTGCGCTGGGGGCGCAGGATGGGCGATGAAATGATGATCGACGCGATGAACGCGACGCTGAGCGATCCGTTCGGTGCAGGTCACATGGGGGTCACTGCCGAGAACGTTGCCGAACGTCATGGCATCACCCGGGCCGAGCAGGACGCGCTGGCGGCCGAAAGCCATCGCCGGGCAGCAAGAGCACAGCAGGAAGACCGTTTTCGCGAGCAGATCGTTTCCGTCGAGGTCAAGGGCCGTAGCGGCACCTTTATGTTCGAGGCCGACGAGCATGTGCGCACCGACGTTTCCAGCGAAGGCCTCGGCGCACTCACGCCCATCTTCCGCAAGGATGGCGGGACCGTAACGGCGGGCAACGCCAGCGGCATCAACGACGCTGGCGCGGCTCTGGTGCTGGCTTCCGCCGCCGCCGCCGAGAGACACGGCCTGACACCCCGCGCCAGGGTTGTAAGCTGGGGACATGCCGGTGTTGCCCCCGAAGTGATGGGGCTCGGTCCCGTCGAAGCCGTGCCCATCGCCCTCAAGCGGGCCGGACTATCGCTTGACGACATCGACGTGATCGAGGCGAACGAGGCTTTTGCCGCGCAGGCTTGCGCGGTCGCCAAACTGCTCGATTTCCCGCCCGAGAAGGTCAATCCCAATGGCAGCGGCATTGGACTTGGGCATCCCGTCGGGGCAACCGGCGCCATCATCACCATCAAGGCGCTTTACGAGCTCGAGCGTATTGGCGGCCGCTACGGGCTTGTGACCATGTGCATTGGCGGCGGACAAGGCATTGCACTCGTGATCGAGCGATTGCCGAGCCAGGATGCGTAA
- a CDS encoding SulP family inorganic anion transporter: MSAKAYTPKLITTLREGYTAQTFRADAIAGLTVAIVALPLAMALGIASGASPDKGLVTAVVAGFLISALGGSRVQVGGPTGAFVVVIFNVIAQHGYDGLLIATLLAGIILIAAGAFRLGQMIKFIPHPVVTGFTAGIAVIIASSQVKDFLGLSMTEVPAEFLPKWQSYLAALPSTSWATLGVGVGALATIIVLRKLAPRLPGFLIAVVVSSLAVALLKLPVDTIGSRFPDIPSGLPMPSLPEFTFAKINAVMPSAFTIAFLAGIEALLSAVVADGMAGTRHRSNQELIGQGVANIGSALFGGLPATGAIARTATNIRSGARTPVAGIMHAVFLLLFILFATDLMAFVPMAALAAILFMVAWGMSEYERFIALLHMPNSDRAVLLLTFGLTVLVDLTVAIGVGVTLASLLFMARMSEAVEVDSSGRQDIDLDSEDVHQRDALPEGVEVFRITGPFFFGVAGELLDTLRRVGQSPKVIILRMRLVPLLDASGVQALEQFIEQARVAGATVVLSGVQPQPKSMLARVHLEAGSDKLFYAADFASAQSLAVSLLEAPKTQPH, from the coding sequence GTGAGCGCGAAAGCCTATACGCCCAAGCTCATCACGACCTTGCGCGAAGGGTACACCGCTCAGACCTTCCGCGCCGACGCCATAGCGGGCCTGACGGTCGCGATCGTCGCGCTGCCTCTTGCCATGGCCCTGGGCATCGCCAGCGGCGCTTCTCCCGACAAGGGGCTTGTCACGGCCGTGGTGGCGGGGTTCCTGATTTCCGCGCTCGGCGGATCGCGGGTCCAGGTCGGCGGACCCACGGGCGCCTTTGTCGTCGTCATTTTCAATGTTATCGCCCAGCACGGCTATGATGGGCTGCTGATCGCGACGCTCCTGGCAGGCATCATCCTCATTGCCGCCGGTGCGTTTCGCCTCGGGCAGATGATCAAATTCATCCCCCATCCGGTCGTCACCGGATTCACCGCGGGGATCGCCGTTATCATTGCCTCGAGTCAGGTGAAGGACTTCCTCGGGCTCTCGATGACCGAGGTCCCGGCTGAGTTCCTGCCCAAATGGCAGTCCTATCTCGCCGCTCTGCCGAGCACCAGTTGGGCAACTCTAGGCGTCGGGGTCGGAGCACTTGCGACCATCATCGTGCTGCGCAAACTCGCGCCCAGACTGCCCGGGTTCCTGATCGCGGTCGTGGTAAGTTCCCTCGCCGTCGCTCTGCTCAAGCTCCCGGTCGACACTATCGGCTCCCGCTTCCCGGACATTCCTTCCGGCCTGCCGATGCCGTCCCTGCCGGAATTCACCTTCGCCAAGATCAATGCGGTGATGCCTTCGGCATTCACCATTGCATTTCTCGCCGGCATCGAAGCCCTGCTGTCGGCCGTCGTCGCCGATGGCATGGCCGGAACGCGGCATCGCTCCAACCAGGAATTGATCGGCCAGGGCGTCGCCAATATCGGATCCGCCCTGTTCGGTGGGCTACCCGCGACGGGCGCGATTGCGCGTACCGCCACCAATATCCGCTCCGGGGCCAGAACCCCGGTTGCCGGAATCATGCATGCCGTGTTCCTTCTTCTGTTCATCCTGTTCGCCACGGACCTGATGGCATTCGTACCCATGGCCGCGCTTGCCGCGATCCTGTTCATGGTCGCCTGGGGCATGAGTGAATATGAGCGGTTCATTGCCTTGCTGCACATGCCCAACAGCGACCGGGCCGTGCTGCTACTGACATTCGGCCTGACGGTACTGGTGGATCTCACCGTCGCAATCGGCGTCGGCGTAACTCTGGCCTCGCTCCTCTTCATGGCCCGCATGAGCGAGGCTGTCGAGGTCGACAGCAGCGGCCGGCAGGACATCGATCTCGATTCCGAAGACGTTCACCAGCGCGACGCGTTGCCGGAGGGTGTCGAGGTGTTCCGGATCACCGGCCCGTTCTTCTTCGGCGTAGCAGGCGAACTGCTCGATACGCTGCGCCGCGTCGGTCAGTCGCCCAAAGTCATCATCCTGCGCATGCGGCTCGTTCCCCTGCTCGATGCAAGCGGCGTCCAGGCGCTCGAACAGTTCATCGAACAAGCGCGCGTCGCCGGCGCAACGGTCGTGTTGTCCGGCGTGCAGCCGCAACCGAAGTCGATGCTTGCGCGCGTTCACCTGGAAGCTGGTTCGGACAAGCTTTTCTATGCCGCGGACTTCGCCAGCGCCCAGTCGCTCGCGGTCAGCTTGCTCGAAGCGCCCAAAACTCAGCCGCACTGA
- a CDS encoding efflux RND transporter periplasmic adaptor subunit, translated as MMSGRGKWLWLAGAALALSACGSKPEQEQAAATLPAGETLRLAATEIPDMKVVGAEIATRDQAEVLARIPGILTSLSVRAGDTVQKGQRIGMIVDSRLGYETSAYGAQTAAAQAEAARTNADLARIRDLYGQGVYAKARLDQAVAAARAADAQVAAARAQQGASVSVAGQGAVIAPASGRVLRADIPAGSPVAPGMSIATVTAGPPVLRLMLPESVAGQVHPGARVIVNEADMPSGQREGSVAQVYPAITGGQVRVDATLPGLSTQFIGRRVSASVEIGTRKALVVPRSFITTRYGMDQVQIVAEGKRLSMVPVQIAPTADPALVEILSGAAAGDVLFAPGKPAKAPRP; from the coding sequence ATGATGAGCGGCAGGGGCAAGTGGCTCTGGTTGGCGGGCGCCGCGCTGGCGCTGTCGGCATGCGGGAGCAAGCCGGAGCAGGAGCAGGCGGCGGCGACGCTACCCGCCGGGGAAACTCTGCGGCTCGCCGCAACCGAAATCCCGGACATGAAGGTAGTCGGCGCGGAGATCGCCACGCGCGACCAGGCCGAAGTGCTCGCCCGCATCCCCGGCATCCTCACGTCGCTTTCCGTCCGTGCCGGCGACACGGTGCAAAAGGGCCAGCGGATCGGCATGATCGTCGATTCGCGGCTCGGCTATGAGACAAGCGCCTATGGCGCCCAGACCGCCGCCGCCCAGGCCGAAGCCGCGCGGACCAATGCCGATCTCGCCCGCATTCGCGATCTCTATGGCCAAGGCGTCTATGCCAAGGCGCGCCTGGATCAGGCCGTTGCGGCCGCGCGCGCGGCCGATGCGCAGGTTGCTGCCGCTCGGGCGCAGCAGGGCGCAAGCGTCAGCGTCGCGGGGCAGGGGGCGGTGATCGCCCCGGCGAGCGGTCGGGTGCTTCGCGCCGATATTCCCGCCGGATCACCGGTGGCGCCGGGCATGTCGATCGCGACGGTTACCGCGGGGCCGCCGGTGCTGCGGTTGATGCTGCCGGAGTCGGTTGCCGGACAGGTCCATCCCGGTGCGCGCGTGATCGTCAATGAAGCGGATATGCCGTCCGGGCAGCGCGAAGGCAGTGTGGCGCAGGTCTATCCCGCGATCACTGGCGGCCAGGTCCGCGTCGATGCGACTTTGCCTGGGCTTTCCACCCAATTCATCGGCCGCCGCGTGAGCGCGTCGGTCGAGATCGGCACGCGCAAGGCGCTGGTCGTGCCGCGCTCCTTCATCACCACGCGCTATGGCATGGATCAGGTGCAGATCGTCGCGGAAGGCAAGCGGCTCAGCATGGTGCCGGTCCAGATCGCGCCGACGGCCGATCCCGCCCTGGTCGAGATATTGAGCGGTGCGGCCGCCGGCGACGTGCTGTTCGCCCCCGGTAAGCCGGCCAAGGCTCCGCGGCCATGA
- a CDS encoding helix-turn-helix domain-containing protein, translated as MITSQQMRAARALLGLDQRQLAALAGLSLPTIQRMESSDGQVRGVVDTLVKVITALEGAGIELLGENAPSTGVGRGVRLRETTAGKSGGQGQSLLYDKAEEPVR; from the coding sequence ATGATCACGTCGCAGCAAATGCGCGCCGCGCGCGCCCTCCTCGGACTTGATCAACGCCAGCTCGCCGCGCTGGCCGGCCTCTCCCTGCCGACCATCCAGCGCATGGAATCATCCGATGGCCAAGTGCGCGGTGTGGTCGACACGCTGGTCAAGGTGATCACCGCGCTGGAAGGCGCAGGCATCGAACTGCTGGGCGAGAATGCGCCCAGCACGGGCGTGGGCCGCGGTGTGCGTCTGCGCGAAACGACCGCGGGAAAGTCCGGCGGCCAGGGGCAGTCGCTTCTCTATGACAAGGCGGAGGAACCGGTCAGGTGA
- a CDS encoding cytochrome b: MSTTDIRNRFSSLSITLHWLMVLLISVVYATILLRENYPKGTDIREGLKTWHFILGLTVLALAIIRLLARLSQRTPPITPEPPSWQTLLANATHLALYAFMLAMPLAGWVILSASGKPIPFFGLELPALVGQSKALAGQMKDWHETVGTIGYFLIGFHALAALFHHYIVKDDTLRRMLPGRT, from the coding sequence ATGAGTACAACCGATATCCGTAACCGCTTCTCTTCCCTGTCGATCACTCTGCACTGGCTCATGGTGCTGCTGATCTCGGTCGTTTACGCTACCATTCTCCTGCGGGAGAACTATCCCAAGGGAACCGACATCCGCGAGGGGCTGAAAACCTGGCATTTCATACTCGGACTCACCGTTCTGGCGCTGGCGATCATCCGCCTGCTGGCACGCCTCAGCCAGCGCACCCCCCCGATCACGCCGGAACCGCCGTCATGGCAGACGCTTTTAGCCAATGCGACGCATCTCGCACTCTACGCGTTCATGCTGGCGATGCCCTTGGCGGGCTGGGTGATCCTGAGTGCGTCGGGCAAGCCGATTCCATTCTTCGGTCTGGAACTGCCGGCTCTTGTCGGCCAGAGCAAAGCCCTGGCGGGACAGATGAAGGATTGGCACGAGACAGTCGGGACCATCGGATATTTCCTGATCGGCTTTCACGCCCTTGCCGCTCTCTTCCATCATTACATCGTCAAGGATGATACCTTGCGCCGAATGCTGCCGGGCCGAACCTGA